A single window of Papaver somniferum cultivar HN1 unplaced genomic scaffold, ASM357369v1 unplaced-scaffold_139, whole genome shotgun sequence DNA harbors:
- the LOC113335308 gene encoding paramyosin-like, which translates to MATSKFLLLTILFTLVLVIRADSGVNTDDHEVVVDDSSSLRIELDQLKSKISLLESSIEDKTKELKGKDDSILRLEAVIQQKSDSIKSLQTDVTSLQKKGNVETAEQVGKAHARAGELEKQVEKLNKEIESQGAKRSALETRAIEAENKLKDFNLKLENLEKVNEDQKSRIRKTERALLVAEEELMRAKYEASSKMKELMDVHAAWFPPWLATHLVHTQSYIVTNWNKHGKPALDVAIEKALEKKNQAQKWAEPHVESVKTKLVPALKEQWVTVTTYAEPHVQTLTTKMVEVYESSKKTIAPHVEKAQKIVDPYLQEVKKISKPYIDQVATAAKPHVDKARIALKPYTAQAVVAYTEFLKSATTYHHQVQATVQETLNRHEITKPLATKELVWFVASALLALPVYVLLRFCSCIFCKKGKKPARNTHTTTRRRAKRAHADK; encoded by the exons ATGGCGACTTCGAAGTTCTTGTTGTTAACGATTCTGTTCACATTAGTTCTCGTAATTAGGGCAGATTCTGGAGTTAATACTGATGATCATGAAGTAGTCGTTGATGATTCTTCTTCATTGAGAATCGAACTAGACCAACTTAAGTCTAAGATCTCTCTTCTAG AATCGAGTATTGAAGATAAGACCAAGGAATTGAAAGGTAAAGATGATAGTATATTACGTTTGGAAGCGGTTATTCAACAGAAATCAGATAGTATCAAATCATTACAGACTGATGTTACATCACTTCAG AAAAAGGGTAATGTGGAGACTGCAGAGCAGGTAGGGAAGGCGCATGCTCGTGCAGGCGAACTTGAGAAGCAG GTTGAGAAATTAAATAAGGAAATTGAATCGCAAGGTGCAAAGAGAAGTGCGTTGGAAACACGTGCAATTGAAGCTGAGAACAAATTGAAGGACTTCAATTTGAAGCTAGAGAAT CTTGAAAAGGTTAATGAAGATCAGAAAAGCAGAATTCGCAAAACTGAACGTGCACTTCTAGTTGCAGAG gAGGAGTTGATGAGGGCAAAGTATGAAGCCTCTTCAAAGATGAAAGAGTTGATGGAT GTTCATGCTGCTTGGTTTCCACCATGGCTTGCAACTCATTTGGTTCATACTCAG TCCTACATTGTAACAAACTGGAACAAACATGGGAAACCTGCATTGGATGTGGCAATTGAAAAG GCCTTGGAGAAAAAAAACCAGGCTCAGAAGTGGGCCGAACCTCATGTGGAATCAGTCAAAACT AAATTGGTCCCTGCTCTAAAAGAACAGTGGGTGACAGTTACCACCTATGCTGAACCACATGTGCAAACTTTAACTACCAAGATGGTCGAGGTTTACGAGTCATCAAAGAAAACCATAGCACCACATGTTGAAAAGGCACAGAAAATTGTAGATCCTTACCTTCAG GAAGTTAAGAAGATCAGCAAGCCATACATTGATCAGGTTGCCACTGCGGCCAAACCACATGTCGATAAAGCACGGATTGCATTGAAGCCCTACACAGCACAAGCAGTTGTTGCTTACACAGAGTTCCTTAAATCTGCCACGACATATCATCATCAG GTCCAAGCTACTGTCCAGGAAACACTAAATAGACACGAGATAACTAAACCACTCGCAACAAAAGAGCTGGTGTGGTTTGTG GCTTCTGCTTTGTTGGCGTTACCAGTATATGTCCTTCTTAGATTCTGCTCATGCATCTTCTG TAAGAAGGGAAAGAAACCTGCTCGGAACACCCATACAACTACACGTCGTAGGGCTAAACGTGCGCACGCTGACAAATAG